The Kluyvera intermedia genome includes the window GTTTCCTTTATAAGATGACTTGTTATAGTAATATCTGGTAGTCGCTCTCCGGCAACTTTATGCCCTATTTAACAGTTTTATCTTCATAGTCATGATAAAGAAAAGTAGCATCATCTGTCATAGTCAATATTAGTAAGGCCTCATGGTTATTAGTATACTTTATCTTCAGTTTACTGTTCCATGTGTCTAAGTTTGCACAGTATTTATGTATATTTTCTACAGTATCATCCATATCTGAGTTTTTGGTTAATGAAAAGGATAGGTAAATAATACAATAATCAGTATATAAGCTTACTTGACGAACTTCTTTTGGTATTTTAGAAGATAAATAATAATATTCTCCTGGAGTATATGTTTTGGGATATTCAGGTTCATCGCGTGAATATGATAAGTTGCATATAAAAAGCAAAAAGAATAACAGTAAGCGGATCATGATTATTTTATATCCTCTGTATAATCTGGAATATCAGCATGTATTAACTGTTCGGCTCTTTGCCTGTTTAGTTCAGCCATACAGGAATATATGCGAGTAAAACTACCCACACCATTTCCCCATGATTCTGCAAACGAGCACTGAGCAAGACGATAACGAATAAACTCTTGAATAGATTTATCCAGCCTGTAAAGTGCAATCGGGATAGCATCATCCAGTGCTGCACTTTTGACTTCAGACCATTTGTTTATACGAAATCTGATATTATCTTCGGCCTTTCTCAGCGTTATAGTGCTTTCAATGACTTCATTTCTCAGGCAGTCGACAAGTTCCGCCTCTTCCCCTGATTCACAATTTTTCTTACTGAGATAATAAGCATTATTTGCATTTGCTCTATGGATTGAGGAAATGCTAATTATCAACGTGGCTAATGTTAGAAAAATCCGTGTAATACTAATCATTGATTTTATTTCCTGTTGCAGAGGTAAATAATGCATATACATAAGACAATTTTTCTGCATACTTAGAATCTCCTCCGCCGTTATAACTTTTTGCAATAACGTTAGCCGTTATTGGCGATATCCATCCTATTATAGCTCTTTGCATACTACCCTTGCGGTATCGTAATTCTTGGCTATCATGAACTTTACTGGGGTTCACACCAGGATTTTCCCTTATTAAAATATCCATTGTGGTGCCTATTTGATTTGTGTCTTTGACTATATCGGAAAATGTACCATGACCTTTAATAGCAGATACTTTTACAGTATGAGGGGCTTTGTCGTTTGAATCATCTACAGAAATAATATCCGATTTTGACAACCTATTCATTAAATACACAATTGCAGCTCTGATATTCATATGTGGATCTGCTATCAGATTACTTGACGTGATACCTTGCCATGTTGATCCAGAAGGAATAACCAATTTCACCGCCTCCGATCTATTTATTACAACTGGGGCAGCTTTATCTCCCGGAACACCAATGCGTAATGGCTTGTGTTCCCATTCATATTTATGCCCATCTGCATCACCTTCTGTCCATAACATCGCCTTTATCCATAGCCAGTCCAGACGAGTATATGAAGGATATTTTGATAAATGCCTGTTCATTTCAGACATTACTTGAAAAATAAATTTATCATATATATTCCAATTTTCTTTCTTTTCCTTATAGGCATCTTCTCTTATTTTTTTCCATATATTGAGTTTATCAGTATCAGTTAATGATTTCCTTTCAGGTGCATTAGTATTCAGCTTATCCCTCTGAGGTCGCTCAGTTTCAGGAATGCCTTTGTGAATAGAGTCATTTAACGGGCTTTTACTCCTTAATGTCATATGTGCTCCTTGTGTAAAAATTTCATTAAAAGATCCTCTCATCCCATAAGCTGTATGCACTTGTCCCGGCAATGCAGTGCTCCCAGTTGATTGATTCATATATAAAAGAAATACTTTCCTGGGGTTGTGCTTCGCTATCAATTATTACATGCGCAACGGCTAAATTAATATCACTTATTCTGGCGCTTTTTAATTCCATTTTGTAAAATTTTTCATTAATACCAAATCTATTGGTTCGGTAAAAATCAAAAGTACAGGTCAATATCTCA containing:
- a CDS encoding Hcp family type VI secretion system effector, with product MANLIYLTLNGEKQGLISAGCCSLDSIGNKAQLQHLDNIMVYELNHGLSRDQNVNHHSVTIKKPVDKSSPLLGKAINDNEILTCTFDFYRTNRFGINEKFYKMELKSARISDINLAVAHVIIDSEAQPQESISFIYESINWEHCIAGTSAYSLWDERIF
- a CDS encoding lysozyme inhibitor LprI family protein, with product MISITRIFLTLATLIISISSIHRANANNAYYLSKKNCESGEEAELVDCLRNEVIESTITLRKAEDNIRFRINKWSEVKSAALDDAIPIALYRLDKSIQEFIRYRLAQCSFAESWGNGVGSFTRIYSCMAELNRQRAEQLIHADIPDYTEDIK